The sequence GTGGAACTCGTCCTTCAGCGCGTCCATCAGCTCGCGGTACATGAAGGACGAGCTGGGGAAGCCGTGCAGCAGCAGGAGCGTGGGCGCGGATGCGTCTCCCGCCTCGCGCACGAAGACGGACAGGCCGTTGATGTCCACGGTGCGGTAGCGGAAGCCCTTCGCGTCGGACGCGGACTGGGAGCCACCCACCGGAGCAGAGGCCGGGCCGCTGGCCTGGCTCACGGTGCCGCACGCGGAGAGGGCCGCGGCCCCCAGCGCGGCGCCGCCGCTCGCGAGGACCTGACGCCGGGAGACTTCGGAAGGGGAAGGAAGAGCAGGAGTCGTCATGGCCCTCTATGTACGGGCCGCCTCCCCTCCCCGGTAGACCGACTCGGGGCATGACACTGTGGACATGGATGTCATAAATCCGTCCCCATGGAGACCCTCACCACCATGGCCACGTTCGTCCGCGTGGCGGAGACGCGGAACTTCACCAAGGCGGCGCGGCAGCTGCGCACCACGTCCTCGGCGGTGAGCAAGAGCGTGGCGCGGCTGGAGCAGCGGCTCGGCGTGAAGCTGCTCGACAGGACGACGCGCCGGGTGTCACTCACGCAGGAAGGGACGCTCTACTACCAGCGCTGCGTGCGCATCCTCACCGAGGTGAGCGACGCGGAGGCCGAGGTCTCCCAGAGCCTCACGAAGCCCCGGGGCCGGCTGCGCGTGACGGTGCCACCAATTATCGGCCTGCGCGTGCTGGTGCCCCAGCTCCGGCGCTTCCGCGAGCGCCATCCCGAGGTGCAGCTGGAGCTGGAGCTGGACGACCAGCTCGTGGACCTCGCCGGAGGCTCCTACGACTGCGCCCTGCGCATGGGCGAGCCGTCCGACTCGCGCCTCAAGGCCCGGCGGCTCGCGCCCGTCCGCTACGTGCTCTGCGCCTCGCCGGACTACCTCCGCAAGCGCGGCACGCCCCGCGCTCCCGCGCAGCTCGCGGAGCATGACTGCATCCACTTCCGCTTCCCCTCCACCGGCCGCCTGGAGCCGTGGGCGCTCCCGGTGGAGGACTCGGCGGTGCACGTGCCCCGGACGCTCGTCTTCAACCATCCGGAGGCGGTGCAGCTCGCGGCCATGGAGGGCATGGGCATCGCCCACCTCCCCGAGCTCGTCGTGGCCCCCGCGCTCGCGTCAGGACAGCTCGTGGCCGTCCTGCGCGAGCACGTGGGGGAGCGCGGTGCTTACTGGCTCCTGTGGCCGCCCGGACGCGAGCGGCTGCCGAAGCTGCGGGCCTTCATCGACTTCGTCGGCCCGCTGTTCCGCTAATCACCCCGGCGGCGCCAGCTCGGGCAGCATGGGCACGC comes from Pyxidicoccus parkwaysis and encodes:
- a CDS encoding LysR family transcriptional regulator is translated as MATFVRVAETRNFTKAARQLRTTSSAVSKSVARLEQRLGVKLLDRTTRRVSLTQEGTLYYQRCVRILTEVSDAEAEVSQSLTKPRGRLRVTVPPIIGLRVLVPQLRRFRERHPEVQLELELDDQLVDLAGGSYDCALRMGEPSDSRLKARRLAPVRYVLCASPDYLRKRGTPRAPAQLAEHDCIHFRFPSTGRLEPWALPVEDSAVHVPRTLVFNHPEAVQLAAMEGMGIAHLPELVVAPALASGQLVAVLREHVGERGAYWLLWPPGRERLPKLRAFIDFVGPLFR